In Salmonella enterica subsp. enterica serovar Typhimurium str. LT2, a single window of DNA contains:
- the fliL gene encoding flagellar biosynthesis (flagellar FLIL protein. (SW:FLIL_SALTY)) has product MTDSAINKKSKRSIWIPLLVLITLAACATAGYSYWRMQQQPTTNAKAEPAPPPAPVFFALDTFTVNLGDADRVLYIGVTLRLKDEATRARLNEYLPEVRSRLLLLFSRQNAAELSTEAGKQKLIAAIKETLAAPLVAGQPKQVVTDVLYTAFILR; this is encoded by the coding sequence ATGACTGACTCCGCGATTAACAAAAAGAGCAAACGCTCGATTTGGATACCTTTGCTGGTGTTGATTACCCTCGCCGCCTGCGCGACCGCCGGTTATAGCTACTGGCGTATGCAGCAGCAACCGACCACGAACGCTAAAGCGGAACCGGCTCCGCCGCCCGCGCCGGTATTTTTTGCGCTGGATACGTTTACCGTCAATCTGGGCGATGCGGATCGCGTGTTGTATATCGGCGTGACCCTGCGTCTGAAAGACGAAGCGACGCGCGCGCGATTAAATGAATATCTGCCGGAAGTGCGCAGCCGTCTGCTGTTGTTGTTTTCCCGTCAGAATGCCGCCGAGCTCTCAACAGAAGCTGGCAAACAAAAACTGATTGCCGCCATTAAAGAGACACTGGCCGCGCCGCTCGTTGCCGGACAACCAAAACAGGTCGTCACTGACGTGCTTTATACAGCTTTTATTCTGCGGTAA
- the fliM gene encoding flagellar biosynthesis protein (component of motor switch and energizing; flagellar motor switch protein FLIM. (SW:FLIM_SALTY)) yields the protein MGDSILSQAEIDALLNGDSDTKDEPTPGIASDSDIRPYDPNTQRRVVRERLQALEIINERFARQFRMGLFNLLRRSPDITVGAIRIQPYHEFARNLPVPTNLNLIHLKPLRGTGLVVFSPSLVFIAVDNLFGGDGRFPTKVEGREFTHTEQRVINRMLKLALEGYSDAWKAINPLEVEYVRSEMQVKFTNITTSPNDIVVNTPFHVEIGNLTGEFNICLPFSMIEPLRELLVNPPLENSRHEDQNWRDNLVRQVQHSELELVANFADIPLRLSQILKLKPGDVLPIEKPDRIIAHVDGVPVLTSQYGTVNGQYALRVEHLINPILNSLNEEQPK from the coding sequence ATGGGCGATAGTATTCTTTCTCAGGCTGAAATCGATGCGCTGTTGAACGGCGACAGCGACACCAAAGACGAACCCACTCCCGGTATCGCAAGCGATAGCGATATTCGCCCTTACGATCCCAATACCCAGCGTCGCGTCGTGCGTGAACGCTTGCAGGCGCTGGAGATTATTAACGAGCGTTTCGCACGCCAGTTCCGGATGGGATTATTTAACCTGCTGCGCCGCAGCCCGGATATTACCGTGGGTGCCATACGTATTCAGCCGTATCACGAATTTGCGCGTAACCTGCCGGTACCGACCAACCTGAACCTGATCCACCTGAAGCCGCTACGCGGCACCGGGCTGGTGGTGTTCTCGCCGAGTCTGGTGTTTATTGCCGTCGATAACCTGTTCGGCGGCGACGGCCGTTTTCCGACCAAAGTCGAGGGCCGCGAGTTTACCCATACGGAACAGCGTGTCATCAACCGTATGCTGAAACTGGCGCTGGAAGGCTATAGCGACGCATGGAAAGCCATTAATCCGCTGGAAGTGGAGTATGTGCGTTCCGAAATGCAGGTGAAATTTACCAATATCACCACCTCGCCGAACGATATCGTCGTCAATACGCCGTTTCATGTGGAGATCGGCAATCTGACCGGTGAATTTAACATCTGTCTGCCATTTAGCATGATCGAGCCGCTGCGTGAGCTGCTGGTGAATCCGCCGCTGGAAAACTCGCGCCATGAAGATCAGAACTGGCGTGATAACCTGGTGCGCCAGGTTCAGCACTCTGAACTGGAGCTGGTGGCCAATTTTGCCGATATTCCGTTACGTCTTTCCCAGATTTTGAAGCTGAAACCCGGCGATGTACTGCCGATTGAAAAACCCGACCGCATTATTGCTCATGTGGACGGCGTTCCGGTACTCACCAGCCAATATGGCACCGTAAACGGACAGTATGCGCTACGCGTAGAACATTTGATCAACCCAATTTTGAATTCGCTGAATGAGGAACAGCCCAAATGA
- the fliN gene encoding flagellar biosynthesis protein (component of motor switch and energizing; flagellar motor switch protein FLIM. (SW:FLIN_SALTY)): MSDMNNPSDENTGALDDLWADALNEQKATTTKSAADAVFQQLGGGDVSGAMQDIDLIMDIPVKLTVELGRTRMTIKELLRLTQGSVVALDGLAGEPLDILINGYLIAQGEVVVVADKYGVRITDIITPSERMRRLSR; this comes from the coding sequence ATGAGTGACATGAATAATCCGTCCGATGAGAATACTGGCGCATTGGATGATCTGTGGGCTGACGCGTTAAACGAGCAAAAAGCGACCACCACTAAAAGCGCCGCCGACGCGGTTTTCCAACAGCTTGGCGGCGGCGATGTCAGCGGTGCTATGCAGGATATCGATCTGATTATGGATATCCCGGTCAAACTGACCGTAGAGCTGGGCCGCACGCGAATGACCATTAAAGAACTGCTGCGTCTGACGCAGGGGTCGGTCGTCGCGCTGGACGGGCTGGCGGGCGAGCCGCTGGATATCCTGATTAATGGCTACCTGATTGCCCAGGGTGAAGTGGTCGTCGTGGCGGATAAATACGGCGTACGTATCACCGATATTATTACGCCATCCGAGCGTATGCGTCGTTTGAGTCGTTAA
- the fliO gene encoding flagellar biosynthesis protein (flagellar protein FLIO. (SW:FLIO_SALTY)), translated as MMKTEATVSQPTAPAGSPLMQVSGALIGIIALILAAAWVIKRMGFAPKGNSVRGLKVSASASLGPRERVVIVEVENARLVLGVTASQINLLHTLPPAENDTEAPVAPPADFQNMMKSLLKRSGRS; from the coding sequence ATGATGAAGACAGAAGCCACGGTTTCTCAGCCCACCGCGCCAGCCGGATCGCCGCTCATGCAGGTGAGCGGCGCATTAATTGGCATTATTGCGCTCATTCTGGCGGCGGCCTGGGTGATTAAGCGTATGGGATTCGCGCCAAAAGGAAATAGCGTCCGGGGACTGAAGGTGTCAGCCAGCGCCTCGCTTGGCCCGCGCGAACGCGTGGTGATTGTCGAGGTCGAAAATGCGCGCCTGGTACTGGGCGTGACCGCCTCGCAGATCAACCTGCTGCACACCCTGCCGCCCGCGGAGAATGACACGGAAGCACCCGTTGCCCCACCGGCGGATTTCCAGAACATGATGAAGAGCTTACTCAAGCGTTCCGGGAGATCCTGA
- the fliP gene encoding flagellar biosynthesis protein (flagellar biosynthetic protein FLIP. (SW:FLIP_SALTY)), whose translation MRRLLFLSLAGLWLFSPAAAAQLPGLISQPLAGGGQSWSLSVQTLVFITSLTFLPAILLMMTSFTRIIIVFGLLRNALGTPSAPPNQVLLGLALFLTFFIMSPVIDKIYVDAYQPFSEQKISMQEALDKGAQPLRAFMLRQTREADLALFARLANSGPLQGPEAVPMRILLPAYVTSELKTAFQIGFTIFIPFLIIDLVIASVLMALGMMMVPPATIALPFKLMLFVLVDGWQLLMGSLAQSFYS comes from the coding sequence ATGCGCCGTTTGTTATTCCTTTCTCTGGCGGGTCTGTGGCTTTTTAGTCCCGCCGCCGCTGCGCAACTGCCGGGGCTTATCAGCCAACCATTAGCGGGCGGAGGCCAAAGCTGGTCATTATCCGTCCAGACGCTGGTTTTCATCACCTCGCTGACGTTTCTGCCGGCGATTTTACTGATGATGACGAGCTTCACGCGTATCATCATTGTTTTTGGCCTGTTGCGTAACGCGCTGGGCACGCCCTCGGCACCGCCAAATCAGGTGTTACTCGGGCTGGCGTTGTTTTTGACCTTTTTTATTATGTCGCCCGTCATTGACAAGATTTACGTGGATGCTTACCAGCCGTTTAGCGAGCAGAAAATTTCTATGCAGGAAGCGCTGGATAAAGGCGCGCAACCGTTACGCGCGTTCATGCTGCGCCAAACCCGCGAAGCCGATCTGGCGCTGTTTGCCCGTCTGGCCAATAGCGGTCCGTTACAGGGACCGGAAGCAGTACCGATGCGTATCCTCCTGCCCGCTTATGTCACCAGCGAATTAAAGACGGCGTTTCAGATCGGTTTTACGATTTTCATCCCTTTTTTGATTATCGACCTGGTGATCGCCAGCGTATTGATGGCGTTGGGGATGATGATGGTGCCGCCAGCGACAATCGCCCTACCGTTTAAGCTGATGCTGTTTGTGCTGGTCGATGGTTGGCAATTGCTTATGGGGTCGCTGGCCCAAAGCTTTTACAGTTAG
- the fliQ gene encoding flagellar biosynthesis protein (flagellar biosynthetic protein FLIQ. (SW:FLIQ_SALTY)), which yields MTPESVMMMGTEAMKVALALAAPLLLVALITGLIISILQAATQINEMTLSFIPKIVAVFIAIIVAGPWMLNLLLDYVRTLFSNLPYIIG from the coding sequence ATGACTCCTGAATCCGTCATGATGATGGGCACCGAGGCGATGAAAGTCGCTCTCGCCCTGGCTGCGCCGCTGTTACTCGTCGCGCTGATTACCGGCCTCATTATCAGCATCTTGCAGGCCGCGACTCAGATTAATGAAATGACGCTGTCGTTTATCCCTAAAATCGTCGCGGTATTCATCGCAATTATCGTTGCCGGCCCGTGGATGCTCAACCTGCTGCTGGATTACGTGCGCACTCTGTTCAGCAATTTACCTTATATCATCGGATAA
- the fliR gene encoding putative flagellar biosynthetic protein (flagellar biosynthetic protein FLIR. (SW:FLIR_SALTY)), which translates to MIQVTSEQWLYWLHLYFWPLLRVLALISTAPILSERAIPKRVKLGLGIMITLVIAPSLPANDTPLFSIAALWLAMQQILIGIALGFTMQFAFAAVRTAGEFIGLQMGLSFATFVDPGSHLNMPVLARIMDMLAMLLFLTFNGHLWLISLLVDTFHTLPIGSNPVNSNAFMALARAGGLIFLNGLMLALPVITLLLTLNLALGLLNRMAPQLSIFVIGFPLTLTVGIMLMAALMPLIAPFCEHLFSEIFNLLADIVSEMPINNNP; encoded by the coding sequence ATGATCCAGGTTACAAGCGAGCAATGGCTATACTGGCTGCATCTCTATTTCTGGCCTTTGCTGCGCGTACTGGCGCTGATTTCAACGGCGCCCATTCTCAGCGAGCGCGCTATTCCCAAGCGGGTAAAACTGGGGTTGGGAATAATGATTACCCTTGTTATCGCGCCGTCGCTACCGGCAAACGATACGCCGCTTTTTTCTATTGCCGCCTTATGGCTGGCGATGCAACAAATTCTGATCGGTATTGCGCTGGGATTTACCATGCAATTCGCCTTTGCGGCGGTGCGTACCGCAGGTGAGTTTATCGGTCTGCAAATGGGGCTTTCCTTTGCCACCTTCGTCGACCCGGGCAGCCACCTGAATATGCCGGTTCTGGCGCGTATTATGGATATGCTCGCCATGCTACTGTTTCTCACCTTTAATGGCCATTTGTGGCTTATTTCGCTGCTGGTCGATACCTTCCACACCCTGCCCATCGGTAGTAACCCGGTGAACAGTAATGCATTTATGGCGCTCGCCAGGGCCGGAGGGCTCATTTTCTTAAACGGACTGATGCTGGCATTGCCGGTCATTACCCTCCTGCTTACGCTCAACCTGGCGCTGGGGCTATTAAACCGCATGGCGCCGCAGCTCTCGATATTTGTTATCGGTTTCCCGCTTACCCTCACCGTCGGCATTATGCTGATGGCCGCGCTAATGCCATTAATTGCGCCGTTTTGCGAACATTTATTCAGCGAAATTTTCAATTTGCTTGCTGATATTGTTAGCGAGATGCCGATAAATAATAACCCATAA
- the rcsA gene encoding positive transcriptional regulator of capsular/exo- polysaccharide synthesis (LuxR/UhpA family) (colanic acid capsular biosynthesis activation protein A. (SW:RCSA_SALTY)) has product MSTIIMDLCSYTRLGLSGYLVSRGVKKREINDIETVDELAIACGAHQPSVVFINEDCFIHTPSDSQQIKQIINQHPDTLFIVFMAIANVHFDEYLLVRKNLLISSKSIKPDSLDTLLGDILKKESGISGTINLPTLSLSRTESSMLRMWMEGQGTIQISDRMNIKAKTVSSHKGNIKRKIKTHNKQVIYHVVRLTDNVTNGIFVNMR; this is encoded by the coding sequence ATGTCAACGATTATTATGGATTTGTGCAGTTACACCCGGCTAGGGTTAAGCGGGTATCTGGTCAGCAGAGGGGTGAAAAAAAGGGAAATCAACGACATCGAAACCGTTGACGAACTCGCTATCGCTTGTGGCGCGCATCAGCCTTCGGTGGTGTTTATTAATGAGGACTGTTTCATTCATACGCCTTCAGACAGTCAACAAATAAAGCAAATCATTAATCAACATCCTGACACGTTATTTATTGTTTTTATGGCAATTGCTAATGTGCATTTTGATGAATATTTATTAGTAAGAAAAAACTTATTGATTAGCTCGAAATCGATTAAACCTGACTCGCTGGATACCCTTCTTGGCGATATTCTGAAAAAAGAGTCGGGTATTTCAGGAACCATAAATTTACCAACATTATCGTTAAGTCGAACTGAATCCAGCATGTTGCGAATGTGGATGGAAGGTCAGGGAACCATTCAGATTTCTGACAGAATGAATATTAAAGCAAAAACAGTATCCTCCCATAAGGGGAATATAAAAAGAAAGATAAAAACGCATAATAAACAAGTGATCTATCACGTAGTACGGCTGACAGATAACGTCACTAACGGCATTTTTGTTAACATGCGCTGA
- the yodD gene encoding putative cytoplasmic protein (similar to E. coli orf, hypothetical protein (AAC75020.1); Blastp hit to AAC75020.1 (80 aa), 92% identity in aa 6 - 80): MKTAKEYSDTAKREVSVDVDALLAAINEISESEVHRSQEDPERVSVDGREYHTWHELAEAFELDIHDFSVTEVNR, from the coding sequence ATGAAAACGGCAAAAGAGTACAGTGATACGGCCAAGCGCGAAGTGAGCGTCGATGTAGATGCGCTACTGGCGGCCATCAATGAAATCAGCGAAAGCGAGGTTCACCGTAGCCAGGAAGATCCTGAGCGGGTGAGCGTAGACGGACGGGAATATCATACATGGCATGAATTAGCTGAAGCATTCGAGCTGGATATTCATGATTTTAGTGTAACAGAAGTAAACCGTTAA
- the yedP gene encoding putative hydrolase of the HAD superfamily (similar to E. coli orf, hypothetical protein (AAC75021.1); Blastp hit to AAC75021.1 (271 aa), 75% identity in aa 1 - 269), with product MLSIHDPLLIFTDLDGTLLNSHTFEWQPAAPWLTRLHESGVPVILCSSKTAAEMLQLQTTLNLQGLPLIAENGAVIQLDVHWEDHPNYPRLIAGISHNEIRLVLHKLREKEQFKFTTFDDVDDQVISEWTGLNRAQSALTRLHEASVSLIWRDSDERMAQFVARLNDLGLQFVHGARFWHVLDASAGKDQAANWLIEAYRRQWRARPLTLGLGDGPNDAPLLDVMDYAVVVKGLNREGVHLRNDDPQRVYRSQNEGPDGWREGMDYFFSRS from the coding sequence ATGCTCTCAATCCATGACCCCTTGCTGATTTTTACCGATCTGGACGGCACATTGCTGAACAGCCACACTTTTGAGTGGCAGCCCGCGGCCCCCTGGCTTACACGCCTGCATGAAAGCGGCGTGCCCGTGATCCTCTGTAGCAGTAAAACCGCGGCTGAAATGCTCCAGCTCCAGACGACGTTAAATCTACAGGGACTGCCGCTGATTGCGGAAAACGGCGCAGTGATCCAACTGGACGTTCATTGGGAAGACCATCCCAACTATCCCCGTCTGATAGCCGGTATTTCTCACAACGAAATCCGCCTCGTCCTGCATAAGTTGCGTGAAAAGGAACAGTTTAAGTTCACCACGTTTGATGACGTTGACGATCAGGTGATAAGCGAATGGACGGGCCTAAACCGGGCACAGTCTGCCCTAACCCGTCTGCATGAAGCGTCGGTGTCGCTGATCTGGCGCGATAGCGATGAACGCATGGCGCAGTTTGTCGCCCGTTTAAATGACCTGGGACTGCAATTTGTCCATGGCGCCCGTTTCTGGCATGTGCTGGACGCCTCCGCCGGTAAAGATCAGGCTGCCAATTGGCTGATTGAAGCATATCGTCGGCAGTGGCGCGCGCGTCCTCTGACGTTGGGGCTAGGAGACGGCCCCAATGATGCGCCCTTACTGGATGTGATGGATTATGCGGTTGTCGTTAAAGGGCTAAACCGGGAGGGCGTACATTTGCGTAACGACGATCCTCAGCGCGTCTACCGTAGCCAGAACGAAGGGCCGGATGGCTGGCGCGAAGGAATGGACTATTTCTTTTCCCGCTCCTGA
- a CDS encoding putative inner membrane protein (similar to E. coli orf, hypothetical protein (AAC75022.1); Blastp hit to AAC75022.1 (569 aa), 65% identity in aa 6 - 567), with protein sequence MPHETLLDNQGWFKKLARRFGPGHVVNTCFLIVMLFSTLLTWREVMILKDAYVASQRNHLGSVANVLDRQLQFNMDRLIFLRNGMHEALVAPLAFSALQSAVTQFEQRRVRHFWQLELDKRRTLPLYGVSDQFVARTTLLSRESRDLANELTATLELGYLARLARSSAMLALETMYVSRSGFYLSTLPTAYGSDIVSRYYQYVTQPWFIEQSQRRNSQRGVRWFTSAQPYVTDEQKKVTASLPLDHDNYWYGVLAMDIPVASLQRFLRDAAEKDIEGEYQLYDNHLRLLTDSAPEQQTANTLNDRERALLAREIEKDTLGGLRLGTHYVSWERLDHFDGILLRVHTLREGIQGNFGSISIALTLLWGLFTAMLLISWGVIRHMVKNMFVLQNSLQWQAWHDPLTRLYNRGALFEKASRLAKRYREARQPFSVIQLDLDYFKSVNDRFGHQAGDRVLSHAAGLIGSTIRAHDIAGRVGGEEFCIVLPGATKAQALQIAERIRQRINDKEILVTKSTTLRISASMGISSAEEYGDYDFEQLQSLADKRLYYAKQSGRNRICASDATQEREKK encoded by the coding sequence GTGCCGCACGAAACACTGTTAGACAATCAAGGCTGGTTTAAAAAGCTGGCGCGGCGTTTTGGTCCCGGTCATGTCGTCAACACCTGTTTTCTGATCGTGATGCTGTTCTCGACGCTACTTACCTGGAGGGAAGTGATGATACTGAAAGACGCGTATGTCGCCAGTCAGCGCAATCATCTGGGGAGCGTCGCGAATGTCCTTGACCGCCAACTGCAATTCAACATGGACAGGTTGATCTTTTTACGCAACGGTATGCATGAAGCGCTGGTGGCGCCGCTGGCTTTTTCCGCATTGCAAAGCGCGGTGACGCAGTTTGAGCAACGACGCGTCAGACATTTCTGGCAATTGGAGTTGGATAAGCGGCGGACATTGCCGTTATATGGCGTTTCCGATCAATTTGTCGCCCGGACGACGCTTCTTTCGCGGGAGAGTCGTGACCTGGCAAATGAATTAACCGCCACGCTGGAGTTAGGGTATCTGGCGCGTCTGGCGCGCTCATCAGCCATGCTGGCGCTGGAGACGATGTATGTTTCTCGCTCAGGGTTTTACCTCTCAACTCTCCCTACGGCGTACGGTAGCGATATTGTCTCCCGTTACTATCAGTACGTGACTCAGCCATGGTTTATCGAGCAAAGCCAACGGCGTAACTCACAGCGCGGCGTGCGGTGGTTTACCTCCGCACAGCCCTATGTTACTGACGAGCAGAAAAAAGTGACAGCCAGTCTACCGCTGGATCACGATAATTACTGGTATGGCGTACTGGCAATGGATATTCCCGTCGCGTCATTACAGCGGTTCCTGCGCGATGCGGCCGAAAAGGATATTGAAGGGGAATATCAGCTATACGATAACCATCTCCGTTTGTTGACGGACTCCGCGCCGGAACAACAAACCGCGAATACGTTAAATGACCGTGAGCGCGCCTTACTGGCGCGTGAAATAGAAAAAGATACCCTGGGCGGGCTGCGTTTAGGAACGCATTATGTAAGCTGGGAGCGGCTGGATCATTTTGATGGCATCCTGCTGCGCGTGCATACATTACGTGAAGGCATACAAGGGAATTTTGGCAGCATTAGTATCGCGCTGACGCTGTTATGGGGGCTTTTTACGGCGATGCTGTTGATCTCCTGGGGCGTTATTCGACATATGGTCAAAAACATGTTTGTTCTGCAAAATTCGCTGCAATGGCAGGCATGGCACGATCCGCTGACCCGGCTATATAACCGTGGCGCGCTGTTTGAAAAAGCGTCCAGGCTGGCAAAGCGCTACCGGGAAGCCCGCCAGCCATTTTCTGTGATACAGCTGGATTTAGATTATTTTAAAAGCGTTAACGATCGCTTTGGTCATCAGGCAGGCGATCGCGTGTTGTCCCATGCCGCTGGGCTCATTGGCAGCACCATTCGAGCGCACGACATCGCCGGACGGGTAGGGGGCGAAGAGTTTTGTATCGTGCTGCCCGGCGCGACGAAAGCGCAGGCGCTGCAGATTGCCGAACGCATACGCCAGCGCATTAATGACAAAGAGATTCTGGTGACGAAAAGCACGACGCTTCGTATCAGCGCGTCAATGGGGATCAGTAGCGCGGAGGAATACGGCGACTATGATTTTGAGCAGTTGCAGTCGCTGGCCGACAAACGGCTTTATTACGCCAAACAGTCCGGACGTAACCGTATTTGCGCCAGCGACGCGACTCAGGAGCGGGAAAAGAAATAG
- a CDS encoding putative cytoplasmic protein (similar to E. coli orf, hypothetical protein (AAC75023.1); Blastp hit to AAC75023.1 (60 aa), 83% identity in aa 1 - 59), whose translation MQNCPSSSKVKAFHLIQEAGMVFSVSEEVTVKEGGPRMIVTGYSSGMVECRWYDGFGVKREAFHENELVPGKERRVRDEAR comes from the coding sequence ATGCAAAATTGTCCATCCTCGTCTAAGGTGAAAGCGTTTCATCTGATACAGGAGGCAGGTATGGTCTTTTCTGTCAGTGAGGAAGTTACCGTGAAAGAGGGTGGGCCCCGGATGATCGTCACCGGTTATTCCAGCGGAATGGTAGAGTGTCGCTGGTATGATGGTTTTGGCGTAAAGCGGGAGGCATTCCATGAGAATGAGCTCGTGCCAGGCAAGGAAAGGCGCGTGCGGGACGAAGCCCGATGA
- the yedI gene encoding putative inner membrane protein (similar to E. coli orf, hypothetical protein (AAC75024.1); Blastp hit to AAC75024.1 (305 aa), 85% identity in aa 3 - 305), with product MAGSSLLTLLDDIATLLDDISVMGKLAAKKTAGVLGDDLSLNAQQVTGVRANRELPVVWSVAKGSLINKVILVPLALLISAFIPWAITPLLMLGGAFLCFEGVEKVLHTFEARKHKEDPAERQKRLEALAAQNPLAFEKDKVKGAVRTDFILSAEIVAITLGIVAQAPLLNQVLVLAGIALVVTIGVYGLVGIIVKLDDMGYWLAEKRSVLAQGVGKGLLIIAPWLMKALSIVGTLAMFLVGGGIVVHGIAPLHHAIEHFAQQQGAFMAHTIPAGLNLVLGFIIGAIVVALVKGVAKIRGVSH from the coding sequence TTGGCAGGAAGTAGCTTACTGACATTACTCGACGATATCGCCACGCTGCTGGACGATATTTCGGTAATGGGCAAATTGGCCGCGAAAAAAACCGCGGGCGTACTGGGGGATGACCTGTCGCTCAATGCGCAGCAGGTGACCGGCGTTCGCGCTAATCGCGAGCTGCCGGTGGTATGGAGCGTGGCGAAAGGATCATTAATCAACAAGGTTATTCTGGTGCCGTTGGCGCTGTTGATAAGCGCATTTATCCCGTGGGCCATTACGCCTTTATTAATGTTAGGCGGCGCGTTTCTCTGCTTTGAAGGGGTAGAAAAAGTCCTGCATACCTTTGAGGCGCGAAAACACAAAGAAGACCCGGCGGAGCGGCAAAAACGTCTTGAGGCGCTGGCTGCGCAAAACCCTTTGGCCTTTGAAAAAGATAAAGTAAAAGGGGCGGTCCGTACCGATTTCATTCTGTCCGCTGAAATTGTGGCCATTACCCTGGGGATTGTCGCGCAGGCGCCGCTGCTTAATCAGGTGTTGGTACTGGCGGGGATTGCGTTGGTTGTGACCATTGGCGTGTATGGCCTGGTGGGTATTATTGTCAAACTGGATGATATGGGGTACTGGCTGGCGGAAAAGCGTAGCGTGCTGGCGCAGGGCGTCGGTAAAGGATTACTGATTATCGCGCCCTGGTTAATGAAAGCATTATCCATTGTCGGTACGCTGGCGATGTTTCTGGTTGGCGGCGGAATTGTCGTACACGGTATTGCGCCGCTACACCATGCCATTGAACATTTTGCGCAGCAGCAGGGGGCTTTCATGGCGCATACGATCCCTGCGGGGCTGAATCTGGTGCTCGGCTTTATTATCGGCGCCATTGTGGTGGCGCTGGTGAAAGGTGTGGCGAAAATTCGCGGTGTTTCGCACTGA